The following is a genomic window from Adhaeribacter radiodurans.
CCGGGCTTTTCCATCGGCTTTAAATAACAAAACCCCGTTAGTAAACTTAATTCGGTTGGCGGGAATCTCGCCAAAATAATCCGTGGTAGCAATTTTTGCGGTGCCTTTGGTTTCGTAAGGAATAACAATGTGGGTGTTGGGCGAAGGATTGAACATGTCTAAAAGCCACAAACAAGGTGCGCCGCTGGTTTTTGTCCAGGCTTGCGAGCCCGTATTGGTAATGCTATTATTTGTAGTAAAACCCACCATTTGCAGGTTATCCGGTAATGTTACCTGCAATGCTATTTCAATATCCGGATTGTTTAAAATTTGAATGGTACGGGTTAAGCGGGTTTTTAATTCGGTACCCGCATAATTTAAAAAAGAAGCTTCTTTCTGTAGCGAAGCCGAACGGGCATCCTGGGCAATAATTGACCAGCTTTCGGTATCAATGGCCGGTGGAGTAACCCAATTGGCAAATTCCATAGGAACGCCCGGCTTAAAGTACAGCGAAAACTTATTTCCTTCCGGGCCCAACCAAAGCCGGTTCTCGCCGCCGTAAGCATTCATGTGCGCATCTTTCGGAGCCGTAAACGCTTTGTAATTTATCCAGCCGAAGCTTTTGCCGTTTAAACCATTAGCCGTTGAAGTAAAAACCTTGCCCTGGTATTTGGCCGATACAATTACTTGCCCCTGGCCGGTTTCATTTTTTAATACTAGCACGCTATCGTGTTGTTGCAGAAAATGGAAATCGTAACCAAAGCTGCCCACCGGATAAGTTGTCCTATTATTTTCGCGTATTTTATTTTCTTTAGTCTGACAGGCGACAAACCC
Proteins encoded in this region:
- a CDS encoding DUF6786 family protein, whose amino-acid sequence is MKFSTYLLFGIFFGFVACQTKENKIRENNRTTYPVGSFGYDFHFLQQHDSVLVLKNETGQGQVIVSAKYQGKVFTSTANGLNGKSFGWINYKAFTAPKDAHMNAYGGENRLWLGPEGNKFSLYFKPGVPMEFANWVTPPAIDTESWSIIAQDARSASLQKEASFLNYAGTELKTRLTRTIQILNNPDIEIALQVTLPDNLQMVGFTTNNSITNTGSQAWTKTSGAPCLWLLDMFNPSPNTHIVIPYETKGTAKIATTDYFGEIPANRIKFTNGVLLFKADGKARGKLGLGPERAKPIAGSYDSENKILTIIQFNVAKNATYLNQAWNTQQNPFSGDAVNAYNDGPLADGSQMGPFYELESVSPAAFLSPGQTLNHQHSVFHFTGDTTGLNQIAEKLLGISLEQTQAAFK